One window of the Babesia bovis T2Bo chromosome 2, whole genome shotgun sequence genome contains the following:
- a CDS encoding putative integral membrane protein has product MVETAVLPMLYEFLISESRYEARGNEYRARLRSLFEEMLLAQQSFPQFDMGIIRSINIRIIDEMVSTVGFIDQEDVFNFGLLSYPGIRHYAYPEIPDFCYLNMNYLKVWHDFFGLLDKRERGIASNKPRRHRAEDALEESPSYTDTEEESSSDSDSSYDSQHPDVVITADDILCPRTTPDGIDELLCPNVGVPADDPGEVKDKRNLLWRRSVPFYMDSSYKIDHGNLVFGLINDTHLSHEWACNSSYAAYESRIQRFVNATKDPGDDVEDMDVEDVGIMDGSSDIEMDDASVPVEHPIDKKSENSAELTEIPVDIADTERAETVTSGPFTGLDQETGCLLDNTTVVNTSFSAADLPPFNLVRGAMSSAATPYNPKCIFGNYHCDVPAGHQRTLGSPVKSLSQDIHNYTRSSIDLRTTMVMSDDGIPQLSCVGTLGERQEAASNPRLDRYGDRQITLQNRLERAITGLFTIKNAVSSDCTACSGWSLNNGVSIVFCEICEDRLLYKFDPAVVNRLFELRRSLVSELYPSLGYTFVNHKARDSLKGDVCSSYVTIPGLCDIGGVYPKASIHDGRYTPNTLDIPRKALYELGSLVLSNGELFAYGTSGSKLLPLCVERRAQRLESFDHYFEELCKLRERNGTGKFQTLLSHEFDNVFKRGKVPFMKDTVGTTRRFFNELTSSLLHKLPMDPVLLRSMFYYGGIYMDPAYGGKDSLSGLIVNDRKGPRSTSQAPVLQWHSVASKYSIVRTSGADSSSKSYGNRTRYYRMRPGLYQEYVKRTGILARLPAHVRERIETSGNLSFGFPTSLQMHIAGIPDVVLDPHHFSRPGMSFFFSMPGLLQNLAALCLFMWGFDQPIANPKRRASENISGRPVH; this is encoded by the coding sequence ATGGTGGAGACTGCGGTTTTACCGATGTTGTATGAGTTCCTAATATCGGAATCTCGTTATGAAGCTCGTGGCAATGAGTACCGAGCGCGTTTACGTTCGTTATTTGAGGAAATGCTGTTAGCTCAGCAATCATTTCCTCAATTTGATATGGGCATTATTCGTTCAATTAACATACGTATAATCGATGAAATGGTCTCAACGGTAGGCTTTATAGACCAGGAAGATGTGTTTAATTTTGGTTTATTATCATATCCTGGTATTCGTCATTATGCTTACCCTGAGATTCCAGATTTTTGTTACTTGAATATGAATTATTTAAAGGTTTGGCATGACTTTTTTGGTTTATTGGACAAGCGTGAGCGTGGCATTGCCAGTAACAAGCCCCGCCGCCACCGTGCTGAGGACGCTTTGGAGGAGTCTCCTTCTTATACCGATACTGAGGAAGAATCATCTAGTGATAGTGATTCCTCGTATGATTCGCAACATCCTGATGTTGTTATAACCGCTGACGACATACTATGTCCACGTACAACTCCTGATGGCATAGATGAATTACTATGTCCTAATGTTGGTGTTCCTGCTGATGACCCGGGAGAAGTAAAGGACAAGCGTAATTTGCTGTGGCGTCGTAGTGTTCCCTTTTACATGGATTCTTCATATAAGATTGACCATGGCAACCTGGTCTTTGGTTTAATCAACGACACGCATTTATCGCATGAATGGGCGTGTAACTCTTCATATGCTGCTTATGAATCTCGCATCCAACGTTTTGTGAATGCCACTAAAGATCCTGGTGATGATGTTGAAGATATGGATGTTGAGGACGTTGGTATTATGGATGGCTCCAGTGATATTGAGATGGATGATGCCTCGGTGCCTGTGGAACACCCTATTGACAAGAAAAGTGAGAATAGTGCCGAGTTAACTGAGATACCAGTTGACATAGCAGATACTGAGCGTGCTGAAACTGTTACTTCTGGCCCTTTCACTGGTCTAGATCAGGAAACAGGTTGCCTACTTGATAATACTACTGTCGTAAACACCTCATTTTCGGCTGCGGATTTACCTCCATTTAATCTAGTACGTGGTGCAATGTCAAGTGCAGCAACTCCTTACAACCCAAAGTGCATCTTTGGCAATTACCATTGCGACGTTCCCGCTGGTCACCAGCGTACCCTAGGATCACCTGTGAAATCCTTATCACAGGACATTCACAATTATACCAGGAGCTCTATTGATTTACGTACTACTATGGTTATGAGTGATGACGGCATTCCTCAATTATCTTGCGTTGGTACTCTGGGCGAACGCCAGGAAGCTGCGTCTAACCCTCGCTTGGACCGTTACGGTGACCGTCAGATAACTTTGCAGAACCGTCTTGAGCGTGCTATTACAGGTCTGTTCACGATAAAGAATGCGGTAAGTAGTGATTGTACAGCATGTTCTGGCTGGAGTTTGAACAATGGTGTATCTATTGTTTTTTGTGAGATTTGTGAGGATCGTTTATTGTATAAATTTGACCCAGCAGTTGTGAATCGTTTATTTGAGTTACGTCGTAGCTTGGTGAGTGAGCTGTATCCATCTCTCGGTTACACTTTTGTTAATCACAAAGCTCGTGATAGTTTGAAGGGTGATGTCTGTTCATCATATGTAACCATCCCAGGTCTTTGTGACATTGGTGGTGTATATCCCAAGGCTTCTATTCATGACGGTCGTTACACCCCTAACACTTTGGATATACCTCGTAAGGCACTATATGAGTTGGGATCATTGGTTTTGAGTAATGGTGAGCTTTTTGCGTATGGTACCAGTGGCAGTAAGCTCTTACCGCTTTGTGTTGAGCGTCGTGCTCAGCGTCTCGAATCTTTTGACCATTACTTCGAGGAACTATGTAAATTGCGTGAGCGCAATGGTACTGGTAAATTCCAAACTCTGTTATCTCACGAGTTTGACAACGTGTTTAAGCGTGGCAAGGTTCCCTTTATGAAGGACACTGTTGGTACTACTCGTCGTTTCTTCAATGAGCTTACGTCAAGCTTACTACACAAGCTTCCTATGGACCCTGTACTATTACGCTCTATGTTTTACTACGGTGGTATATACATGGACCCGGCTTATGGTGGCAAGGATAGTCTGTCGGGTCTTATAGTCAACGATCGCAAGGGTCCTCGTTCGACATCTCAAGCTCCTGTGTTACAATGGCATTCTGTGGCATCTAAATACTCCATTGTTCGTACATCTGGAGCTGATAGTTCGTCAAAATCTTATGGTAACCGTACTAGGTACTACCGTATGCGTCCGGGTTTATATCAGGAGTACGTTAAGCGTACGGGTATATTGGCCCGTTTACCTGCGCACGTTAGGGAACGTATTGAAACTTCTGGAAACTTGAGTTTTGGTTTCCCTACATCATTGCAGATGCATATAGCGGGTATACCTGACGTTGTGCTTGACCCTCACCACTTCTCCAGGCCTGGGATGTCATTTTTCTTTTCAATGCCTGGTTTATTGCAGAATTTAGCTGctttatgtttatttatgtGGGGATTTGACCAACCAATTGCAAATCCGAAGCGCCGTGCTAGTGAGAATATTTCCGGCCGGCCTGTTCATTGA
- a CDS encoding Cyclophilin type peptidyl-prolyl cis-trans isomerase/CLD family protein — MGGSKHRHSKDKLYLLHSELDSSLNPKINARPGELLPLDSCALTLQPFKSPVCTTQGHVFEDSAIRSYIEKHGTNPVTGEPLSQDELIPLIFTRDDDNELQCPLSYKRFTPSSHVVVVKTSGYVYAYATLKEVSAKQPGCAMQDPMTGETFSKKDLITIQDPHNTELRKIANFKHISTTFNNTEQSKSEIRGNALYRNTLDKFDGATDIIENHAKLFKKPQIDTLADRPKHARFTTSGQASSFTCTTIEPTYGTQYRPMTVFEVREPLYDMVKKQKLKAYVKIVTSDGDINLMLHSDRVPMTCDNFLQHCEDGYYDNTIFHRCVPNFMIQGGDPTGTGSGGESAFYTRAQKNNPNEVVPKYFKDEFDNTLFHVGAGVLSMANKGKHTNGSQFFITFNTCDHLDNRHTVFGKVVGGTDILKKWEKLKIDDDERPLKPPKLIKTVIYSNPFDTVQKQLQEQKEQEEVNKKRSLSSTTRNWIIHPTLQNTSNQVNSSEEVGYLLNKRIKTDKKKE; from the exons ATGGGCGGAAGTAAACATAGGCACAGCAAAGATAAATTGTATTTGTTACACAGTGAACTAGATAGCTCATTAAACCCAAAAATAAACGCAAGACCAGGGGAACTTCTACCACTCGATTCCTGCGCATTAACCCTGCAACCATTCAAATCGCCAGTATGTACCACCCAGGGACATGTATTTGAAGATAGCGCAATTAGAAGCTATATAGAAAAACATGGGACCAATCCAGTCACGGGAGAACCGCTATCGCAAGATGAACTGATACCATTAATCTTCACAAGGGATGATGACAATGAACTACAATGCCCACTGTCATATAAAAGGTTTACACCAAGCTCACACGTAGTTGTAGTAAAGACTTCAGGATATGTCTACGCCTACGCAACACTAAAAGAAGTATCGGCTAAGCAGCCTGGATGTGCCATGCAAGATCCAATGACAG GTGAAACTTTTAGCAAAAAGGATCTGATAACAATACAAGACCCACATAATACAGAGCTACGTAAAATCGCAAATTTCAAGCATATCAGCACTACCTTCAATAACACGGAACAATCCAAAAGTGAAATTAGAGGAAATGCCCTTTATCGCAATACTCTTGACAAATTCGATGGTGCAACGGATATCATAGAAAACCATGCCAAGCTgttcaagaaaccacaaATTGATACCTTAGCGGATAGACCCAAACACGCAAGGTTCACAACAAGTGGACAAGCATCAAGCTTTACATGTACAACAATAGAACCTACTTACGGCACGCAGTATAGACCCATGACAGTCTTTGAAGTGAGGGAACCACTATACGATATGGTCAAGAAGCAGAAATTGAAAGCATATGTAAAAATAGTTACCAGTGATGGAGATATTAACCTGATGCTACACTCAGATAGAGTGCCAATGACATGCGATAACTTTCTACAGCATTGCGAAGATGGATACTATGATAATACAATATTCCATAGATGCGTGCCAAACTTCATGATACAAGGAGGTGATCCCACAGGTACAGGCAGTGGAGGTGAAAGTGCCTTCTACACCAGAGCACAAAAAAATAACCCAAATGAAGTAGTGCCTAAATATTTTAAGGACGAATTTGATAATACACTGTTCCATGTGGGAGCCGGGGTACTCTCCATGGCCAATAAAGGGAAACATACCAACGGATCACAGTTCTTCATCACATTCAATACCTGTGATCACCTAGATAACAGACATACAGTATTCGGTAAAGTAGTAGGAGGCACAGATATACTGAAGAAATGGGAAAAACTGAAAATAGATGATGATGAACGGCCACTCAAACCACCAAAACTAATAAAAACAGTGATCTATTCAAACCCATTCGATACTGTACAAAAACAACTGCAAGAACAGAAAGAACAAGAGGAAGTTAATAAGAAACGTAGCCTATCCAGCACTACACGTAACTGGATCATACACCCGACGTTACAGAACACTAGTAACCAAGTCAACTCAAGTGAAGAAGTAGGATATCTACTGAATAAACGAATAAAAACAGATAAAAAGAAAGAATAG